The Gemmatimonadota bacterium genome includes a region encoding these proteins:
- a CDS encoding CAP domain-containing protein, whose translation MSSASAPIGWVTALLLVVACAPAGPRRNATLPASPAGPTSALPARDHAPDAEDTEAAEATRPAVDPMVESMIDLVNGHRRTVGCGELRWDQDLAGVALKHSETMRDEGFFDHVDSRGHDAFDRVRRANIAGWTIVAENLALTQRPPEHVLRMWLDSPGHRENLERCTLRRHGIGRADGFWTHVFTG comes from the coding sequence ATGTCTTCCGCGTCAGCGCCGATTGGGTGGGTCACCGCCCTCCTGCTGGTCGTCGCCTGCGCTCCCGCGGGGCCGCGCCGCAACGCGACCCTGCCCGCGAGCCCGGCCGGCCCGACCTCCGCGCTCCCAGCGCGGGACCACGCGCCGGACGCCGAAGATACCGAGGCGGCCGAAGCGACTCGTCCGGCGGTCGATCCAATGGTCGAGAGCATGATCGACCTCGTGAACGGGCACCGCCGGACGGTGGGCTGCGGCGAGTTGAGGTGGGACCAGGACCTTGCGGGAGTTGCACTGAAGCACAGCGAGACCATGCGCGATGAGGGCTTCTTCGACCACGTGGACTCGCGCGGACACGACGCGTTCGATCGCGTTCGCCGGGCCAACATCGCTGGCTGGACGATCGTGGCCGAGAATCTCGCTCTCACGCAGCGGCCACCGGAACACGTGCTCCGCATGTGGCTGGACAGCCCCGGCCACCGGGAGAACCTGGAACGCTGCACGCTGCGTCGGCACGGCATCGGCCGCGCCGACGGTTTCTGGACGCACGTCTTCACCGGCTGA
- a CDS encoding superoxide dismutase — protein MSYPFELPDLPYAHDALEPHIDARTMEIHHGKHHAGYTAKLNAALEAHPDLHDRPIEDLLRGIESLPGSVRGGVRNNGGGFANHALFWSIMSPGGGGEPGGGLAEALAGAFGSFDAFKDEFSAAAGGRFGSGWAWLVVNDGGGAEVYSTANQDSPYMKGHTPILGLDVWEHAYYLHYQNRRPDYVQAWWQTVDWSAVSRNWEATRG, from the coding sequence ATGTCCTATCCGTTCGAGCTGCCCGATCTCCCCTACGCGCACGACGCGCTGGAGCCGCACATCGATGCGCGCACCATGGAAATCCATCACGGCAAGCACCACGCGGGCTACACGGCCAAGCTGAACGCGGCTCTCGAAGCCCACCCGGACCTGCACGATCGACCCATCGAGGATCTGCTACGCGGCATCGAGTCCCTGCCCGGGTCCGTCCGGGGCGGCGTGCGCAACAACGGCGGCGGGTTCGCGAACCACGCGCTGTTCTGGAGCATCATGTCGCCCGGCGGCGGGGGCGAGCCCGGTGGCGGGCTCGCCGAAGCGCTTGCCGGCGCCTTCGGTTCGTTCGACGCCTTCAAGGACGAGTTCTCCGCGGCGGCAGGCGGCCGCTTCGGGAGCGGCTGGGCGTGGCTCGTCGTGAACGACGGGGGAGGGGCGGAGGTGTATTCCACGGCGAACCAGGATAGCCCCTACATGAAGGGGCACACGCCCATCCTGGGCCTGGATGTCTGGGAGCACGCCTACTACCTGCACTATCAGAACCGGCGTCCCGACTACGTGCAGGCCTGGTGGCAGACGGTCGACTGGTCCGCTGTCTCGCGCAACTGGGAGGCGACGCGCGGTTGA
- a CDS encoding divalent metal cation transporter encodes MHAPTTSGKPRLTGHELMRSLGPGLLWAGAAIGVSHLVQSTRAGASAGLALAGVILAALVLKYPFFEFAPRYAAATRQSLVEGYARIGRWALWLYLAITLVSSVVVDAAVILLTAFLLRVTLGLTWPIAAVAGALYVACAALLAVGRYRLLDAALKLILAALAASTLVAAAVALPRVDVSTLSLIPEIGGDAGVSFAFLLALAGWMPTAIDLSVWSSLWTLAKDRSTGFVTSVEAARADFLVGYIGTGVLAFAFVILGAAVMFGSEAAFSPQGGEFSLQLIDLYEATLGAWTRPFVMVAVLTTMLSTSLTVIDGFPRALERTIRVLREGVPPAPAESAGPPSPEEAGGGRGYWISLACLGVAVTIVLTLFAGSLTTMADFATIVSFLTAPVLGYLNLRVIRGREVPERHRPGKGLVALAWVGIIAMSAFGIVYLIARVS; translated from the coding sequence ATGCACGCACCCACGACGTCCGGCAAACCCCGGCTGACGGGCCACGAGCTCATGCGCTCGCTGGGGCCGGGGCTGTTGTGGGCGGGCGCCGCGATCGGCGTCTCCCACCTGGTCCAGTCCACCCGCGCGGGGGCGTCGGCGGGGCTGGCGCTGGCTGGGGTCATCCTGGCCGCGCTCGTCCTGAAGTACCCGTTCTTCGAGTTCGCGCCACGCTACGCGGCGGCCACCCGCCAGAGCCTGGTCGAAGGCTACGCGCGCATCGGCCGCTGGGCTCTGTGGCTGTACCTGGCCATCACGCTCGTGTCTTCGGTGGTGGTGGACGCGGCGGTGATCCTGCTCACCGCCTTCCTGCTACGGGTCACGCTCGGCCTGACCTGGCCCATCGCCGCGGTGGCGGGCGCGCTGTACGTAGCGTGCGCCGCGTTGCTGGCGGTCGGCAGGTATCGACTGCTGGACGCCGCCCTCAAGCTGATCCTCGCGGCGCTCGCCGCTTCCACGCTGGTGGCCGCCGCGGTGGCGCTGCCGCGTGTGGACGTGTCCACGCTGTCTCTCATTCCCGAGATCGGGGGCGACGCGGGTGTTTCGTTCGCGTTTCTGCTCGCGCTGGCGGGCTGGATGCCGACCGCCATAGACCTGTCTGTGTGGAGCTCGCTGTGGACCCTGGCGAAGGATCGCAGCACCGGCTTCGTGACGAGCGTAGAGGCGGCGCGGGCGGATTTCCTGGTCGGCTACATAGGCACCGGCGTGCTCGCGTTCGCGTTCGTCATCCTCGGCGCGGCGGTGATGTTCGGCTCGGAAGCCGCCTTCAGCCCTCAGGGCGGCGAGTTTTCGCTGCAGTTGATCGACCTGTACGAGGCCACCCTCGGCGCGTGGACCAGGCCCTTCGTCATGGTCGCCGTCCTGACCACCATGCTGTCGACTTCGCTGACCGTCATCGACGGCTTCCCCCGCGCGCTGGAAAGGACTATCCGCGTGCTGCGCGAGGGTGTGCCTCCGGCGCCGGCCGAATCCGCCGGCCCGCCCAGCCCGGAGGAGGCCGGGGGCGGCCGCGGGTACTGGATCTCGCTCGCGTGCCTGGGCGTCGCCGTGACCATCGTGCTCACGCTGTTCGCGGGCTCCCTCACGACCATGGCGGACTTCGCCACGATCGTGTCGTTTCTGACCGCTCCCGTGCTCGGTTACCTGAACCTGCGGGTCATCCGGGGCCGGGAAGTTCCCGAGCGCCACCGTCCCGGGAAGGGCCTGGTCGCGTTGGCCTGGGTGGGAATCATCGCGATGTCGGCGTTCGGCATCGTATACCTGATCGCGCGCGTATCCTGA
- a CDS encoding Na+/H+ antiporter NhaC family protein, protein MTDLGWISLLPPLLAIALAIASRQVYLSLAAGIWLGGAILEGWHPFAGLARAVDMTVAVLADAGSARAILFTLVIGSLIATVESAGGVRGFVNEIERRSLVTNARRAQLLPYILGILIFIESNITVLVAGAIGRPLFDRFRVSREKLAYIIDSTSAAVCIMIPLNAWGAYVLGLLGGLGVANPLVTFGRSMPYNFYAIGAIVLTGIVVSTGWNIGPMRRAEERSREGRVLSEGASPMVDPDVISPEPDAGIEPRARNMILPILAMVAMMPVGLYVTGGGDVRAGSGSTSVLWAVLFGLAVSWALLLGQRAMRIDRLTQIAIKGAGGLIPMAVVLLLALSLADVAEALGTGAYVAQVVTGRLAPAALLPLIFVVAGFTAFSTGTSWGTFAIMMPIAVPTAVTLGLPVAPFVAASLSGGIFGDHSSPISDTTIISSMASATDHVDHVRTQLPYALIAGGVAAAAFAIAGATM, encoded by the coding sequence ATGACAGATCTGGGCTGGATTTCGCTGCTGCCGCCGCTGCTCGCGATCGCGCTCGCGATAGCGAGTCGTCAGGTGTATTTGTCGCTCGCGGCCGGCATCTGGCTGGGGGGGGCGATCCTGGAGGGTTGGCACCCGTTCGCGGGGCTGGCGCGGGCGGTCGACATGACGGTCGCCGTGTTGGCGGACGCGGGGAGCGCCCGCGCGATCCTGTTCACGCTGGTCATCGGGTCGTTGATCGCGACCGTGGAGAGCGCCGGCGGCGTGCGCGGGTTCGTGAACGAGATCGAACGCCGGTCGCTGGTGACCAACGCCCGGCGGGCGCAACTGCTGCCCTACATCCTCGGCATCCTGATCTTCATCGAGTCCAACATTACGGTCCTGGTGGCCGGCGCCATCGGGCGCCCGCTGTTCGACCGCTTCCGGGTGTCGCGCGAGAAGCTCGCCTACATAATCGATTCCACCTCCGCGGCCGTGTGCATCATGATCCCGCTGAACGCCTGGGGAGCGTACGTGCTTGGGCTGCTGGGCGGGCTCGGGGTCGCCAACCCGCTGGTCACGTTCGGGCGCTCGATGCCGTACAACTTCTACGCCATCGGCGCCATCGTGCTGACCGGTATCGTGGTGTCCACCGGTTGGAACATCGGGCCCATGCGGCGGGCGGAGGAGCGCTCTCGCGAAGGCAGGGTGCTTTCCGAGGGAGCCTCGCCGATGGTGGATCCGGACGTCATCTCGCCGGAGCCGGACGCGGGCATCGAACCCAGGGCGCGCAACATGATCCTGCCGATCCTGGCGATGGTGGCGATGATGCCGGTGGGGCTCTACGTGACCGGAGGCGGTGACGTGCGCGCGGGGTCCGGCTCGACGAGCGTCCTGTGGGCGGTGCTGTTCGGGCTGGCGGTCTCCTGGGCGCTTCTGCTGGGGCAGCGCGCGATGCGCATCGACCGTCTCACGCAGATCGCCATCAAGGGCGCCGGCGGGCTGATTCCCATGGCGGTCGTGCTGCTTCTCGCGCTCTCGCTGGCGGACGTGGCGGAGGCTCTCGGCACGGGCGCCTACGTCGCGCAGGTGGTGACCGGGCGGCTCGCCCCCGCGGCGCTGCTGCCGCTCATCTTCGTGGTCGCCGGCTTCACGGCGTTCTCTACGGGCACAAGCTGGGGCACGTTCGCCATCATGATGCCGATCGCCGTGCCCACGGCGGTCACGCTCGGCCTGCCGGTCGCGCCCTTCGTGGCCGCGTCGCTATCGGGCGGAATCTTCGGCGATCACTCCTCCCCCATCAGCGACACGACCATCATCAGCTCGATGGCGTCCGCGACCGACCACGTGGATCACGTGCGCACGCAACTGCCCTACGCGCTGATCGCGGGCGGGGTGGCCGCCGCCGCGTTCGCGATCGCGGGAGCGACCATGTAG
- a CDS encoding Glu/Leu/Phe/Val dehydrogenase dimerization domain-containing protein, with protein MSDSGASGSMDRLMEAWQGEAVVSRFDRPTGTWIFIAVHDTSLGPAVGGCRMRAYPAPHHGLRDAMRLAEGMTYKWAGIGFPFGGGKSVLAVSRILRGPEREGLLRRFGGLLNVLRGGYVAGEDLGTTPEDMSILAEETQHVHARPGELLDPGPYTALGVFAGIESTVTHTGANAGVIEGLRVLVQGVGDVGVPLARMLAERGAKVLLCDLDEARASSLAGEIGGEVVVAEEAYGRECDVYAPCAVGATLNPGTVEELACAIVAGSANNQLDSPRVADRLAERGIVYVPDYIVNAGGATALPLVAEGATEERIRERVLQVGATVSDILRRAQQSGATPAEAADERVRETLARAARGELQLTVS; from the coding sequence ATGAGCGACTCTGGCGCATCGGGTTCGATGGACCGGCTCATGGAGGCCTGGCAGGGAGAGGCGGTCGTCAGCCGCTTCGACAGGCCGACCGGCACGTGGATCTTCATAGCGGTGCACGACACCAGCCTTGGCCCGGCGGTGGGCGGCTGCCGCATGCGCGCGTACCCCGCCCCGCACCATGGCCTGCGCGACGCCATGCGCCTCGCCGAGGGGATGACCTACAAGTGGGCCGGCATCGGCTTTCCGTTCGGGGGCGGCAAGTCCGTGCTCGCGGTTTCCAGGATCCTCCGGGGGCCGGAGCGCGAGGGCCTGCTACGCCGCTTCGGCGGGTTGCTCAACGTCCTGCGGGGCGGCTACGTGGCCGGCGAGGATCTCGGCACGACCCCCGAGGACATGTCGATTCTCGCCGAGGAAACTCAACACGTGCACGCGCGTCCGGGCGAGCTGCTGGACCCCGGTCCGTACACCGCCCTCGGGGTCTTCGCCGGGATCGAGTCGACGGTCACGCACACCGGTGCCAACGCGGGGGTGATCGAGGGCCTGCGGGTCCTGGTGCAGGGGGTCGGCGACGTGGGCGTCCCGTTGGCGCGCATGCTCGCCGAGCGCGGAGCCAAAGTCCTGCTGTGCGACCTGGATGAGGCGCGAGCGAGCAGCCTGGCCGGCGAAATCGGAGGCGAGGTCGTCGTCGCCGAGGAGGCCTACGGTCGCGAGTGCGACGTGTACGCCCCGTGCGCGGTCGGCGCGACGCTCAATCCCGGTACGGTGGAAGAGTTGGCGTGCGCCATCGTCGCCGGGTCGGCGAACAACCAACTGGACAGCCCGCGCGTAGCGGACAGGTTGGCCGAAAGAGGCATCGTGTACGTGCCGGACTACATCGTGAACGCCGGCGGCGCCACGGCGCTTCCCCTGGTGGCCGAAGGCGCCACCGAAGAGCGCATTCGCGAGCGCGTGCTCCAGGTGGGCGCCACCGTGTCCGACATACTTCGCCGCGCGCAGCAGAGCGGCGCCACGCCCGCGGAAGCGGCCGACGAGCGCGTCAGGGAGACGCTCGCCCGCGCGGCCCGGGGGGAGTTGCAACTCACAGTATCTTGA
- a CDS encoding M28 family metallopeptidase, whose translation MKLAPIARGAITCALFTATPPALGAQTGQSDLMSEYRAVADSLIDAALADSAAWNRLAHMVDRFGHRLSGSESLERALDWILEEMAGDGLENVRAQPVVVPHWVRNAESLALVEPRAADLPMLGLGGSVGTPAGGITAEVLVVASFDELTERADDARGRIVLYDVPFTTYGETVQYRLNGAIEAARVGAVASLIRSVTPYSMRTPHTGTMRYEDGVPRIPHAAITVEDALRLRRLAERGSPPVVHLEMGAETLPDAQSRNVMAEIVGREKPDEVVVIGGHIDSWDVGDGAMDDGGGSVVAWEAVRLMKALGLRPRRTVRVVLWTNEENGLGGARAYALGHADEIDRTVLAIESDAGVFRPVGFGFTGSDEAFDLVRGVGELLEGIAAGEVTRGGGGADIGLLMRGGVPGMGLRVDRSRYFWYHHSAADTLDKLDPEEVALCVAAMAVMAYVVADLPEALPRAEPEEAR comes from the coding sequence ATGAAGCTAGCTCCCATCGCGCGCGGGGCCATCACATGCGCGCTGTTCACAGCAACCCCGCCCGCCCTCGGCGCGCAGACGGGTCAGTCCGACCTGATGTCCGAGTATCGAGCGGTCGCCGATAGCCTGATCGACGCTGCGCTCGCGGACTCCGCCGCATGGAACCGCCTGGCGCATATGGTCGACCGGTTCGGACACCGTCTCAGCGGATCCGAAAGCCTGGAGCGCGCGCTCGACTGGATCCTGGAGGAAATGGCCGGTGACGGCCTGGAGAACGTGCGCGCGCAGCCGGTCGTGGTGCCGCACTGGGTGCGCAACGCGGAGTCCCTCGCGCTGGTGGAGCCGCGCGCCGCGGACCTGCCGATGCTGGGGCTGGGCGGGAGCGTGGGAACGCCCGCCGGGGGCATCACCGCCGAGGTGCTGGTGGTTGCGTCCTTCGACGAGCTGACGGAGCGCGCGGACGACGCGCGCGGACGCATCGTGCTGTACGACGTGCCGTTCACGACCTACGGCGAGACGGTGCAGTATCGCCTCAACGGCGCGATCGAAGCGGCGCGGGTCGGCGCCGTCGCCAGCCTGATCCGGTCGGTGACGCCGTACTCGATGCGGACGCCGCACACTGGCACGATGCGCTACGAGGACGGCGTGCCCCGCATCCCGCACGCCGCCATAACGGTCGAGGACGCGCTGAGGCTCAGGCGGCTCGCCGAGCGCGGAAGCCCCCCCGTAGTCCACCTGGAAATGGGCGCCGAGACACTCCCCGACGCCCAGTCGCGCAACGTCATGGCGGAGATCGTGGGCCGCGAGAAACCGGATGAGGTCGTGGTCATCGGCGGCCACATTGACTCCTGGGACGTGGGCGATGGGGCGATGGACGACGGCGGCGGGTCGGTCGTCGCGTGGGAGGCCGTGCGGCTCATGAAAGCGCTCGGGCTACGGCCCCGCAGGACCGTTCGAGTGGTCCTGTGGACCAACGAAGAGAATGGCCTGGGGGGCGCCCGGGCATACGCCCTGGGGCACGCGGATGAGATCGACCGAACGGTCCTGGCGATCGAATCGGACGCCGGAGTGTTTCGGCCCGTCGGCTTCGGCTTCACCGGCTCCGACGAGGCCTTCGACCTCGTGCGGGGCGTCGGCGAGCTGCTGGAGGGTATCGCGGCGGGCGAGGTGACGCGGGGCGGGGGAGGAGCGGACATCGGGCTTCTCATGCGAGGCGGCGTGCCCGGGATGGGCCTGCGCGTGGACCGCTCGCGGTATTTCTGGTACCACCACAGCGCGGCTGACACGTTGGACAAGCTCGACCCCGAGGAGGTGGCCCTGTGCGTCGCCGCGATGGCCGTCATGGCCTACGTGGTGGCCGACCTGCCGGAGGCGCTTCCGCGCGCCGAACCGGAGGAGGCCCGATGA
- a CDS encoding DoxX family protein produces the protein MDIVVPVGRVLFASMFVLAGMNHFVSHAEVTRDARSKGVPAAGVMIALTGLMLLAGGWSVLLGYRVDIGGWILVAFLVPTSFVMHAFWQETDPARMEIERAHFLKNLSMTGAALLLTHFGSGPYGIG, from the coding sequence GTGGACATCGTGGTTCCGGTCGGCCGCGTCCTGTTCGCATCGATGTTCGTCCTCGCCGGTATGAACCACTTCGTCAGCCACGCGGAGGTGACCCGCGATGCGCGCAGCAAGGGCGTGCCCGCCGCGGGTGTCATGATCGCGCTAACGGGGCTCATGCTGCTCGCCGGCGGCTGGAGCGTGTTGCTCGGCTACCGCGTGGACATCGGCGGCTGGATACTGGTCGCATTCCTGGTCCCGACCTCGTTCGTCATGCACGCCTTCTGGCAGGAGACGGATCCGGCTCGGATGGAGATCGAGCGGGCTCATTTCCTGAAGAACCTGTCCATGACCGGCGCCGCGCTGCTGCTCACCCATTTCGGGAGCGGACCCTACGGCATCGGCTGA